In a single window of the Eshraghiella crossota genome:
- the scfB gene encoding thioether cross-link-forming SCIFF peptide maturase has product MIHQYKNNGYNIVLDVNSGSVHVVDDIVYDIIPLYEDNDTEEIVKKLGDRYKEEDILEACAEIEELKREEVLFTEDIYEDYIDKFTKEKEQSGIVKAMCLHIAHDCNLACKYCFAEEGEYHGRRALMSAEVGKKALDFLVANSGKRRNLEVDFFGGEPLMNFGVVKEIVEYGRQLEKEHDKLFRFTMTTNGVLLNDEVQEFVNKECGNVVLSVDGRKEVHDMMRPFRNGQGSYDLIMPKFKKIADSRNQMNYYVRGTFTHNNLDFSKDVLSLADLGYKQISVEPVVADESEDYALREEDLPKIYEEYDKLAVEMIKREKEGRGFNFFHFMVDLTGGPCVYKRLSGCGCGTEYLAVTPWGDFYPCHQFVGHEEFIMGNVYEGIKTPDIRHMFNESNVYSKDKCKDCFCKFYCSGGCAANAYNFNHDINNPYDIGCKLQRKRVECAVMIKCALADEGVEAADYGNIEVHC; this is encoded by the coding sequence ATAGTTAAGAAGCTGGGTGACAGATATAAGGAAGAAGATATTCTGGAAGCCTGTGCGGAAATAGAAGAACTTAAGAGAGAAGAAGTTCTTTTTACAGAAGATATTTACGAAGATTATATAGATAAGTTTACAAAGGAAAAAGAACAGTCAGGAATCGTTAAAGCTATGTGTTTACATATAGCCCATGATTGTAACCTTGCATGCAAGTATTGTTTTGCGGAAGAAGGCGAATATCATGGAAGAAGGGCTTTAATGTCAGCGGAAGTCGGAAAGAAAGCACTGGATTTCCTTGTTGCCAATTCAGGCAAAAGACGCAACCTTGAAGTGGATTTCTTTGGCGGAGAGCCTCTTATGAATTTCGGTGTTGTTAAAGAAATTGTTGAATACGGAAGACAGCTTGAGAAAGAACATGATAAGCTTTTCAGATTTACAATGACAACCAACGGTGTACTTCTTAATGATGAAGTACAGGAATTTGTAAATAAAGAATGCGGCAATGTAGTGCTCAGTGTGGACGGACGTAAGGAAGTCCACGATATGATGAGACCTTTCAGAAACGGTCAGGGAAGTTATGACCTTATAATGCCTAAGTTCAAGAAGATTGCCGATTCAAGAAATCAGATGAATTATTATGTAAGAGGTACCTTTACACATAATAATCTTGATTTTTCCAAAGATGTATTAAGCCTCGCTGATTTAGGATATAAGCAGATATCGGTTGAACCTGTAGTTGCTGATGAAAGTGAAGACTATGCATTAAGGGAAGAAGATCTTCCTAAGATATATGAAGAATATGATAAGCTTGCGGTTGAGATGATTAAGCGCGAGAAGGAAGGCAGAGGATTTAATTTCTTCCACTTCATGGTGGATTTAACAGGTGGTCCGTGTGTATATAAGAGATTATCAGGCTGCGGCTGCGGTACTGAATATCTTGCCGTGACACCATGGGGTGATTTTTACCCATGCCATCAGTTTGTAGGTCATGAAGAGTTTATTATGGGTAATGTATATGAAGGAATCAAGACTCCTGACATACGCCATATGTTTAATGAAAGCAATGTTTATTCAAAGGATAAATGCAAGGACTGCTTCTGTAAGTTCTACTGCAGTGGCGGCTGCGCAGCTAATGCGTATAATTTCAATCACGATATAAATAATCCGTATGATATTGGATGCAAGCTTCAGCGTAAGAGAGTTGAATGTGCAGTTATGATTAAATGTGCACTTGCGGATGAAGGCGTTGAGGCAGCAGATTACGGTAATATAGAAGTGCATTGTTAA